In Paenibacillus kyungheensis, the following are encoded in one genomic region:
- a CDS encoding RHS repeat-associated core domain-containing protein: MLRFTPNYDYNGRNGVMNDPNGLYQMRARYYNPEIKRFVNRDVLSGSIDDGLTMNRYAYVNGNPISYIDPFGLSADGDSWVTTGLSYGADAIPYVGTVKRIQETITGVNYITGEQLSVADRVAPGIGSLTSLIPIPGAKYVGKYGTEAAIDAGSWVVKQFGKNETKQVASKLPLKVNLQLFAGNRSSLRVMIENNAQLQLSRMESSTNGAQYYSRHGAQTTLQQQYLRATTGYTPDGYAGRIGDASKFLSNQIQLNAAQRAETIYNQTGRNSFSFDRGENIGEGYLRGGQNLVSSSKVTAVFRNGKLYTLYPKLRN; the protein is encoded by the coding sequence ATTTTAAGGTTTACTCCAAATTATGATTATAACGGACGCAACGGAGTCATGAACGATCCGAACGGGTTGTACCAGATGCGAGCAAGGTACTATAATCCAGAGATCAAACGCTTTGTGAACCGAGATGTTCTGAGTGGCAGTATTGACGATGGACTGACGATGAACCGCTATGCGTATGTGAATGGCAACCCAATTTCGTATATTGATCCGTTTGGACTGAGTGCGGATGGAGATTCTTGGGTAACGACAGGATTGAGCTACGGAGCCGATGCGATTCCTTATGTAGGAACGGTAAAAAGGATTCAAGAAACGATCACAGGAGTCAACTATATTACAGGCGAACAATTGTCTGTAGCTGACCGAGTCGCCCCAGGAATTGGTTCATTAACAAGTTTGATTCCAATTCCTGGGGCGAAATATGTTGGGAAGTATGGAACCGAAGCGGCGATTGATGCAGGTAGTTGGGTTGTTAAGCAGTTCGGGAAGAATGAAACCAAGCAAGTAGCGAGTAAGTTACCACTAAAAGTTAATTTGCAGTTATTTGCAGGAAATAGATCTAGTTTAAGAGTGATGATTGAAAATAATGCTCAATTACAGCTCTCAAGAATGGAGTCATCTACTAATGGAGCTCAATATTATTCTAGACATGGTGCACAAACTACGCTTCAACAACAGTATTTGAGAGCAACTACTGGATATACCCCAGATGGCTATGCGGGTCGTATAGGAGATGCTTCTAAATTTTTAAGCAATCAAATACAGCTAAATGCTGCTCAGAGGGCAGAAACAATTTATAACCAAACAGGAAGGAACAGTTTCAGCTTCGATAGGGGTGAAAATATAGGTGAAGGGTACTTAAGGGGCGGACAAAATTTAGTTTCTTCTTCTAAAGTAACTGCAGTTTTTAGAAATGGGAAATTATATACCTTATATCCTAAATTAAGAAATTGA
- a CDS encoding RHS repeat-associated core domain-containing protein, with protein MTVNGTTTKYVVNPEAVLSQVLMETDASGKPTAWYVYGNGLIGRQDANGAYQSYHYDRRGSTIALTDAKGQLTDTCSYGTYGESLGHEGTIEQPFQYNGRDGVMTDPNGLYQMRARYYNPEIKRFVNRDVLSGSIDDGLTINRYAYVNGNPISYIDPFGLSADSDEMFKTVGSFLADAVPIVGAVKGVQEVFTGTDYVTGQQLSVGDRVATGVGTLVSFVLGGKVVGKTATKGAIDGGSWLFGKLSKQVRLAKPSDLFKNDFAKMVREFLLKICIVNLKNLRSA; from the coding sequence ATGACCGTTAACGGAACCACAACGAAATATGTCGTCAATCCAGAAGCTGTTTTGTCTCAAGTGCTGATGGAAACTGATGCATCGGGCAAACCGACAGCATGGTATGTGTACGGTAACGGCTTAATTGGACGCCAAGACGCAAACGGAGCGTACCAAAGCTATCACTACGACCGTCGCGGAAGTACAATAGCGTTAACGGATGCCAAAGGACAACTGACCGATACGTGCAGCTACGGCACCTATGGTGAATCGTTAGGACACGAAGGCACCATCGAGCAACCGTTCCAATACAACGGACGCGACGGAGTGATGACCGATCCGAACGGGTTGTACCAGATGCGAGCAAGGTACTACAATCCAGAGATCAAACGTTTTGTGAACCGAGATGTCCTGAGTGGCAGTATCGACGATGGATTGACCATAAACCGGTATGCGTATGTGAATGGGAATCCGATTTCGTATATTGATCCATTTGGACTCAGTGCGGATAGTGATGAGATGTTCAAAACGGTTGGAAGTTTCTTAGCAGATGCTGTGCCTATTGTGGGAGCGGTAAAAGGTGTACAGGAAGTCTTTACAGGAACAGATTATGTGACAGGTCAACAACTTTCTGTAGGAGACCGAGTTGCTACTGGAGTAGGTACATTAGTCAGCTTTGTCCTTGGCGGGAAAGTGGTTGGGAAGACAGCGACTAAAGGTGCTATTGATGGTGGTAGCTGGCTATTTGGTAAACTCTCAAAACAAGTACGTTTAGCTAAACCATCAGATTTATTTAAGAATGATTTTGCTAAAATGGTCAGAGAATTTCTCCTAAAAATTTGTATCGTGAACTTAAAAAATCTGAGATCGGCTTAG
- a CDS encoding RHS repeat-associated core domain-containing protein: protein MRARYYNPEIKRFVNRDVLSGSIDDGLTMNRYAYVNGNPISYIDPFGLSADSDEMLKTVGSFLADAVPGLGTLKGLQEIFTRVNYVTGDQLSVADRVANGGGVLLS from the coding sequence ATGCGAGCAAGGTACTACAATCCAGAAATCAAGCGCTTTGTGAACCGAGATGTGCTGAGCGGCAGTATCGATGATGGACTGACGATGAATCGGTACGCGTATGTGAATGGAAATCCGATTTCGTATATCGATCCATTTGGACTGAGTGCGGATAGCGACGAGATGTTGAAAACGGTTGGAAGTTTCTTAGCGGATGCTGTGCCAGGATTAGGTACACTCAAAGGGTTACAAGAAATATTTACCAGAGTCAACTATGTCACAGGAGATCAATTATCAGTTGCAGATCGAGTAGCCAATGGAGGCGGAGTTCTCTTAAGCTAG
- a CDS encoding CdiA family toxin C-terminal domain-containing protein, whose protein sequence is MAKSTNSFKYLSNFEDHVINAQGIVRKGNKGVVGGHNLQSFEKIITDQGWNLDDIIVSRTLHPKVTGIYEIEYRLPTLDRELKVVPGQYKNISQPKTVYDPSVISNEQIITWGKEA, encoded by the coding sequence GTGGCTAAGAGTACAAACAGTTTTAAATACTTGTCTAATTTTGAAGATCATGTAATTAATGCTCAAGGTATTGTTAGAAAAGGGAATAAAGGAGTTGTTGGAGGACACAATTTACAGAGCTTTGAAAAAATTATAACAGACCAAGGTTGGAACCTAGACGATATCATTGTCTCAAGAACTCTACATCCTAAAGTTACTGGTATTTACGAAATAGAGTATAGACTTCCTACATTAGATAGGGAATTGAAGGTAGTGCCTGGTCAATATAAAAATATCTCTCAACCAAAAACAGTCTATGATCCTAGTGTGATTTCAAATGAACAAATCATTACATGGGGAAAAGAAGCATAG
- a CDS encoding GNAT family N-acetyltransferase — MQLETQRLLIREIQHSDWEAIHTYTQLPEVTQHTAWGPNTEADTKAYVEEAIAQQQQSSRQDYEFAICLKDEGVLMGGIGIHVHNTNAEIGYVLNPDYQGNGYVTEAARAILAYGFETLDVHRIYATCRPTNIASEKVMQKIGMTREGIMREHWYYKGEFHDSSLYSILAKEYTARSKS; from the coding sequence ATGCAACTGGAAACACAGCGACTGCTTATTCGTGAAATACAACATAGTGATTGGGAAGCGATTCATACCTATACGCAATTGCCAGAGGTGACCCAACATACTGCATGGGGGCCTAATACTGAAGCAGATACTAAGGCGTATGTTGAAGAGGCCATCGCTCAGCAACAGCAATCTTCTCGTCAAGATTATGAATTCGCTATTTGCTTGAAAGATGAAGGGGTATTGATGGGTGGGATTGGTATCCATGTCCACAACACTAATGCTGAAATAGGTTACGTGCTGAATCCTGATTACCAGGGCAACGGTTATGTAACAGAAGCTGCGCGTGCTATATTGGCTTATGGATTTGAGACATTGGATGTACATCGAATCTATGCTACCTGTCGCCCGACTAATATCGCTTCAGAGAAAGTGATGCAGAAGATTGGAATGACACGCGAAGGCATTATGCGTGAACACTGGTATTATAAAGGCGAATTTCATGATTCTTCTCTGTATTCTATACTTGCAAAAGAATATACAGCTCGCTCCAAATCATAA
- a CDS encoding SCP2 sterol-binding domain-containing protein has protein sequence MADMKKHPTVLRYYESVAQSTPVKNEILDYDWIRELCLDAGADDVGVISMERSELDDQREDILSVFPHAKTMISFVAKMNREPIRTPARSLANIEFHHTGDRVADISHNIVSTLEARGIRALNAAMGFPMEMDKFPGKAWVVSLKPVAVAAGLGKMGIHRNVIHPKFGNFILLGAIILDAPVSKEDRPIDYNPCLECKVCVAACPVGAIGADGQFNFSSCATHNYREFMGGFSDFVETVVESKNTKEFRSEVPATEAASWWQSLSFGANYKAAYCLSVCPAGDDVIGPFLEDRKGFMKDIVKPLQAKEETIYVIPNSDAEAHVKKRFPHKTIKRVGNGLIPNSIGLLVTLMPHVFQPNQSADLNCTYHFTFIGDENRQTTFDIRDKKLQVQDGLQGTPDIQITVDSKTWLKIVAKEKNVGVALLTGKLRLKGNPKLLMKFEKCFA, from the coding sequence ATGGCTGATATGAAAAAACATCCTACTGTTCTTCGTTATTATGAATCGGTTGCGCAATCTACCCCTGTCAAAAATGAAATTCTTGATTATGATTGGATACGTGAATTATGTCTGGACGCTGGAGCAGATGATGTCGGAGTGATTTCTATGGAACGTTCCGAATTGGATGATCAACGTGAAGATATTCTATCTGTATTTCCACATGCCAAAACGATGATTAGCTTTGTTGCTAAAATGAATCGAGAACCGATCCGTACCCCTGCTCGCTCACTTGCTAATATTGAATTTCATCATACAGGGGATAGGGTGGCAGATATATCTCATAATATCGTATCTACATTAGAAGCACGAGGCATACGGGCTTTGAATGCAGCTATGGGGTTCCCGATGGAAATGGATAAGTTTCCCGGCAAAGCTTGGGTCGTTTCACTTAAACCTGTAGCGGTTGCAGCAGGCTTAGGTAAGATGGGGATTCATCGCAATGTCATCCATCCCAAATTCGGTAATTTTATTCTGTTAGGCGCTATTATACTAGATGCTCCGGTTAGCAAAGAAGACCGTCCAATCGACTATAATCCTTGTCTGGAATGCAAAGTTTGCGTAGCCGCCTGCCCGGTAGGTGCAATCGGCGCAGATGGACAATTCAATTTCTCATCTTGTGCTACACATAATTATCGGGAATTTATGGGTGGTTTTAGCGATTTTGTAGAGACGGTGGTAGAGAGCAAAAATACGAAAGAATTCCGGAGCGAAGTACCAGCAACTGAAGCGGCTTCATGGTGGCAAAGTTTGAGTTTTGGTGCTAATTATAAAGCGGCTTATTGCTTATCTGTGTGTCCGGCAGGCGATGATGTAATCGGGCCATTTCTAGAAGATCGCAAAGGATTTATGAAAGATATCGTAAAACCGTTGCAAGCAAAAGAAGAGACTATTTATGTGATACCGAATTCAGATGCAGAAGCGCATGTCAAAAAACGTTTTCCTCATAAAACGATCAAACGTGTTGGTAATGGATTAATACCCAATTCGATCGGTCTTCTGGTGACTCTTATGCCTCATGTATTTCAGCCGAATCAGTCAGCAGACTTAAACTGCACGTATCACTTTACGTTCATAGGTGATGAAAATAGACAAACCACATTCGATATTCGAGATAAAAAGCTTCAGGTACAAGATGGTCTACAGGGTACACCCGACATCCAGATTACTGTAGACAGCAAAACATGGCTTAAAATCGTAGCGAAAGAAAAAAATGTAGGCGTAGCCTTACTCACAGGAAAACTACGGCTCAAAGGTAATCCTAAATTGCTGATGAAATTTGAAAAGTGCTTTGCCTAA
- a CDS encoding MarR family winged helix-turn-helix transcriptional regulator, producing MRNHNSNLPKTIDYTAECACLNFRKASRFITSLYDEYLRPVGLRATQLSLLMALEQAGSVTITTLAELLLMDRTTLPRDLKPLERNGWVSITPGEDRRKRFIALTPDGQHLLNTALPLWEQAQVRVQEYMGEDRYRGLLRQLSDIVKLNRQN from the coding sequence ATGAGAAACCATAATTCTAATCTGCCCAAAACAATCGATTACACAGCAGAGTGCGCCTGCTTAAATTTTAGAAAAGCGTCACGTTTTATTACTAGCCTATATGATGAGTATTTAAGACCTGTAGGGCTTCGAGCGACCCAGTTATCATTGCTGATGGCACTTGAACAAGCAGGATCGGTCACTATTACGACTCTTGCTGAATTACTTTTGATGGATCGCACTACATTACCACGCGATCTAAAACCACTTGAACGAAATGGATGGGTATCAATTACACCAGGAGAGGATCGTAGAAAACGTTTTATTGCTTTGACACCTGACGGTCAGCACCTTCTCAACACTGCCTTACCATTATGGGAACAGGCACAAGTTCGTGTACAAGAGTATATGGGCGAAGATCGTTATAGAGGTTTACTTAGACAATTATCTGATATTGTGAAGCTAAATAGACAAAATTAA
- a CDS encoding LacI family DNA-binding transcriptional regulator: MAKMTMADVAREAGVSKSTVSQYLNGRYEYMSSNTKDKIAAAIQALDYRPNVLARSLKQKRTFTIGVIVANMLHQFSLEICRGIESYCREQGISVILCNTDEDEAREREDLELLRSKQVDGVIAFPSGQLTPLYQKLVQEGFPLVFVDRKLEGVQVSRVVVDNEQAAYKATEHLIHTGHQHIAMLTAPLSISTRVERVHGYTRAMEELLPQITPMILSDEVKQLRHTLSTWAQQKQLPTAIIAGNDLVLLEVLAFLKEYQLQIPQDMALIVFDNIPFAELLTPTLSTIVQPSHDMGRQAAEMLLASISAQSTQQEQPAIQEKQFNCTLMIRESSAQPMNIQ; the protein is encoded by the coding sequence ATGGCGAAAATGACAATGGCAGATGTAGCTCGTGAAGCAGGAGTATCCAAAAGTACAGTCTCCCAATATCTTAACGGGCGTTATGAATATATGAGCAGTAATACAAAAGATAAAATAGCTGCGGCGATTCAGGCATTGGATTATCGTCCGAATGTACTGGCACGTAGTCTCAAACAAAAACGTACGTTTACGATTGGCGTAATCGTTGCAAATATGTTGCATCAATTTTCTTTGGAAATCTGTCGGGGGATTGAGAGCTATTGCCGGGAACAGGGCATTAGCGTAATTCTATGCAATACCGATGAAGATGAAGCAAGAGAACGTGAAGATCTGGAATTGTTGCGCTCCAAGCAAGTAGATGGCGTGATTGCTTTTCCGTCCGGTCAATTAACTCCTTTGTATCAGAAGCTAGTTCAAGAAGGCTTTCCATTAGTATTTGTAGATCGGAAGCTGGAAGGGGTACAGGTAAGTCGTGTCGTTGTAGATAATGAACAAGCTGCATATAAAGCGACAGAACATCTGATCCATACGGGGCACCAACATATTGCAATGCTTACAGCACCGCTGTCTATTTCTACTCGTGTAGAGCGAGTACATGGATATACACGTGCGATGGAGGAACTATTACCACAGATCACACCGATGATATTATCGGATGAAGTTAAGCAATTACGTCATACATTAAGCACCTGGGCACAGCAAAAGCAATTACCAACAGCAATTATTGCAGGTAATGATCTGGTATTGCTTGAAGTTCTTGCTTTTCTCAAAGAATATCAATTGCAGATTCCGCAAGATATGGCATTGATCGTATTTGATAATATACCGTTTGCTGAATTGCTAACCCCTACATTGTCTACGATTGTTCAACCTTCGCATGACATGGGCAGACAAGCCGCAGAAATGTTACTTGCTTCGATTTCTGCACAGAGTACACAACAAGAACAACCAGCTATACAAGAAAAGCAATTTAATTGTACATTAATGATCCGCGAATCTTCGGCACAACCGATGAATATACAATAA
- a CDS encoding GNAT family N-acetyltransferase codes for MPTVIRQATTADVEALISIMNEYIGDFYQKPKPPVEKLHHLITTLLDLQLGVQFVVEQNDQTVGFATLYFSFSSIKADKVTIMNDLYLQEHLRDTEVEVQLFKHCQTYTQDHGFAHMSWVAAPHNTRAHRFFDRMGCTRVDWVDYMIV; via the coding sequence GTGCCGACAGTGATTCGTCAAGCAACTACAGCAGATGTCGAAGCGTTGATAAGTATTATGAATGAATATATTGGAGACTTTTATCAAAAGCCCAAACCACCTGTAGAAAAGCTACATCATCTAATTACAACGTTATTGGATCTGCAATTAGGGGTACAATTTGTAGTCGAGCAAAATGATCAGACCGTAGGATTTGCCACATTGTACTTTTCATTCAGCTCGATCAAAGCCGATAAAGTCACGATTATGAACGATCTTTATCTGCAAGAGCATTTACGAGATACTGAAGTGGAAGTTCAATTGTTTAAGCACTGCCAGACATATACTCAAGATCATGGATTTGCTCATATGAGCTGGGTAGCTGCACCGCATAATACACGTGCGCATCGCTTTTTTGATCGAATGGGATGTACGAGAGTCGATTGGGTCGATTATATGATTGTATAG
- a CDS encoding PfkB family carbohydrate kinase, with amino-acid sequence MSITIIPTSVFADVVNGEVAQLQVATRIADLGAQGIEIRRELFVESDDSLPLEQCRQAIQQANLLYTVYSVPASLWQKNHGLNQEIVYRSFTEAQRLGADAVKLSLGHYDNVQSSIDVLLTSLDQFFAEQSSVSPIHLWIENDQTTYGGDPAHILSFFEQLATLQAHSQWYSIGMTFDIGNWLYAGQDALEAAQHLSPYVTYIHAKHSVRQENRYLTLPLPIEEKALWRQVIKLLPNQAWRAIEFTLSDDTEIKYYNHVLSTAGRGNIAMDHPTDTARVNGNKLLPLSNLPVESNNTLLDIVTFGEAMTMFVAEEVGDLHNVALFSKRLAGAEANAAIGFARLGLRSGWASKVGADAFGTFVQHKLASEHVNLDHVQIDSERPTGFQLKSKVISGDPQVQYFRRGSAASQMSIADLDATYFSSARHLHMTGIPLALSDHNRVFAQHVIQQMRAHHRSISFDPNLRPALWSSHTEMIETINHFAIQADIVLPGIEEGQILTGSSVPEEIAEFYLQQGVKVVVVKLGPAGAYYRTQEQSGTVSGFIVEQVIDTVGAGDGFAVGTVSGWLAGLTIEEAITRGCAIGALAVQSIGDHEGYPSENELQYMIEHHPRYPATDIVVEDVTRYDPSLEGVK; translated from the coding sequence ATGTCGATTACTATTATTCCTACTTCTGTTTTTGCAGATGTCGTTAATGGAGAAGTTGCACAATTGCAAGTAGCTACACGTATTGCTGATCTTGGAGCACAGGGAATAGAGATTCGTCGTGAACTTTTTGTAGAGTCAGACGATAGTTTGCCTTTAGAACAGTGTAGACAAGCGATTCAACAAGCTAATCTTTTATATACTGTCTATTCTGTACCTGCATCGTTATGGCAAAAGAATCATGGACTGAATCAAGAAATAGTATATCGTTCTTTCACAGAAGCACAGCGATTAGGAGCAGATGCAGTCAAGTTATCACTTGGTCATTACGATAATGTGCAATCTTCTATCGATGTATTGCTTACAAGTTTGGATCAATTTTTTGCTGAACAGTCATCGGTATCTCCCATTCATCTATGGATAGAAAACGATCAGACAACATACGGGGGAGATCCTGCACATATACTTTCGTTTTTTGAACAATTAGCTACTTTGCAAGCGCATTCGCAATGGTATTCGATCGGAATGACATTCGATATCGGTAACTGGTTATATGCAGGACAAGATGCACTGGAAGCGGCGCAACATTTATCACCTTATGTGACTTATATTCATGCGAAGCATTCGGTTCGGCAAGAGAATAGATATCTAACACTTCCTTTACCGATAGAGGAAAAAGCATTATGGCGACAAGTAATCAAACTTCTTCCGAATCAAGCATGGCGGGCGATCGAATTTACTTTATCTGACGATACAGAGATTAAATATTACAACCATGTACTAAGCACAGCAGGAAGGGGCAACATTGCGATGGATCATCCAACAGATACTGCTAGAGTAAATGGAAATAAGCTTTTACCATTATCCAACTTACCTGTAGAAAGTAATAACACATTACTGGACATTGTGACATTTGGCGAAGCAATGACTATGTTTGTAGCTGAAGAAGTAGGCGATCTGCATAATGTAGCTTTATTTAGTAAACGATTAGCAGGAGCTGAAGCCAATGCAGCGATTGGATTTGCACGTCTCGGTCTTCGATCGGGTTGGGCAAGTAAAGTCGGTGCCGATGCATTTGGAACTTTTGTACAACATAAGCTAGCGAGTGAACATGTGAATCTAGATCATGTACAGATAGATTCAGAACGTCCTACAGGATTTCAGCTCAAGTCCAAAGTCATCAGCGGTGATCCGCAAGTTCAATATTTCCGTCGTGGATCAGCAGCAAGTCAGATGAGTATAGCTGATCTGGATGCTACTTATTTTAGCTCAGCACGTCATTTGCATATGACAGGTATTCCATTAGCATTATCAGATCATAATCGTGTATTTGCACAGCATGTAATTCAGCAGATGCGTGCTCACCATCGAAGTATTTCATTTGATCCTAATCTGCGTCCTGCATTGTGGAGCAGTCATACTGAAATGATCGAGACGATCAACCATTTTGCTATTCAAGCTGATATCGTGTTGCCAGGTATTGAAGAAGGACAGATATTAACAGGATCATCAGTACCTGAAGAAATTGCTGAATTTTACTTGCAGCAAGGAGTCAAAGTCGTTGTCGTTAAATTAGGCCCGGCTGGTGCTTATTATCGCACGCAGGAACAATCAGGCACAGTATCTGGTTTTATCGTCGAGCAAGTGATTGATACGGTAGGTGCTGGGGATGGATTTGCTGTTGGAACTGTTAGTGGTTGGTTAGCCGGACTGACAATAGAAGAAGCGATTACCAGAGGATGTGCCATTGGAGCTTTAGCAGTCCAATCGATCGGCGATCATGAAGGGTATCCTTCAGAAAATGAATTACAATATATGATTGAACATCATCCCAGATATCCAGCAACAGATATAGTTGTTGAGGACGTTACTCGTTATGACCCATCTTTGGAAGGAGTGAAATAA
- a CDS encoding MFS transporter produces the protein MQEKTALPASRWLRLIPVIFITYSLAYLDRANYSFGAASGMAHDLNISAAMSSLLGALFFLGYFFFQIPGAHYAEKKSAKKLIFWSLILWGGLASATGMITNVNLLIVIRFALGVVESAVMPAMLVFNAHWFTNKERSRANTFLILGNPATVLWMSIISGYLVTAVGWRWMFIIEGMPAIIWAFVWWKVVQDKPSEAKWLTDAEKQALEDELEREQAGMKQVKNYREAFRSPTVIKLSLQYFFWSIGVYGFVMWLPSIIAKAPNMDMVSTGWLAAVPYVLAVILMLVTSFFSDKMQSRKNFVWPFLLIGALAFYGSYLIGPNHFWISFVLLVIAGGAMYAPYGPFFAIVPEVLPRNVAGGAMALINSMGALGSFAGSYIVGYLNDLTGGFDASYMFMAGSLLLSAILTMMVRKPQTQKPQASPEWKRKVSAT, from the coding sequence ATGCAAGAAAAGACAGCATTACCTGCTTCTCGTTGGTTAAGACTGATTCCGGTTATTTTTATTACGTATAGCCTCGCTTATCTGGATCGTGCGAATTATAGCTTTGGCGCGGCATCAGGTATGGCACATGATCTGAATATTTCAGCAGCGATGTCATCGTTACTGGGAGCGCTTTTCTTTCTAGGTTATTTCTTTTTCCAAATTCCAGGTGCTCATTATGCAGAGAAAAAAAGTGCGAAAAAACTGATTTTCTGGTCATTAATTCTATGGGGTGGACTTGCATCCGCTACAGGGATGATCACCAATGTCAATCTGTTGATCGTTATCCGATTCGCACTTGGAGTTGTTGAAAGCGCGGTCATGCCAGCGATGCTTGTTTTTAATGCACACTGGTTTACGAACAAAGAACGTTCACGTGCAAATACTTTTCTGATTTTAGGTAATCCTGCAACTGTTTTGTGGATGTCGATTATTTCCGGTTATCTAGTGACCGCAGTCGGTTGGCGTTGGATGTTTATTATAGAAGGGATGCCAGCTATTATCTGGGCATTTGTATGGTGGAAAGTAGTACAAGATAAGCCTTCAGAAGCGAAATGGTTGACCGATGCGGAAAAACAAGCATTAGAAGACGAATTAGAACGTGAACAAGCAGGAATGAAGCAAGTAAAAAATTACCGCGAAGCTTTTCGTTCGCCTACGGTTATTAAGTTAAGTCTGCAATACTTTTTCTGGAGTATTGGGGTGTACGGATTTGTGATGTGGTTGCCATCCATTATTGCTAAAGCACCGAATATGGATATGGTATCAACAGGCTGGTTAGCTGCTGTTCCGTACGTACTGGCTGTCATTTTGATGCTAGTGACTTCATTCTTTTCTGATAAAATGCAAAGTCGCAAAAACTTTGTCTGGCCGTTCTTATTGATTGGTGCGCTTGCTTTTTACGGTTCCTATCTCATTGGACCAAATCATTTCTGGATTTCATTTGTACTACTTGTGATTGCTGGTGGAGCGATGTATGCGCCGTATGGCCCGTTTTTTGCGATTGTACCAGAAGTCTTGCCACGTAATGTAGCCGGTGGAGCTATGGCATTGATTAACAGTATGGGAGCATTAGGTTCATTTGCCGGTTCTTATATTGTAGGGTATCTCAATGATCTGACAGGTGGGTTTGATGCATCGTATATGTTTATGGCGGGATCACTGCTTCTGTCGGCGATCTTAACAATGATGGTACGCAAGCCACAGACGCAGAAACCTCAAGCTTCTCCAGAATGGAAACGCAAAGTCAGTGCGACGTAA
- the hxlA gene encoding 3-hexulose-6-phosphate synthase encodes MSEQQPVRVQLALDRMTIQEAITMAKQVEQHVDWIEVGTSLIKEFGIESVRQMKQAFPHKIIVADIKTFDNAKYEFELCFEAGADVATVMGAAPDATLELCMQTARRYQGQTMIDLLSVSPDRIQDLERYTDAVLCHHVSKDEQEHNGQKAGQSNRHEAHATSNANHATPQIAVAGGITLTTLPTILQQSPSVIIVGSAITQAAQPQQAAQQIREQINQFAIPNVNPLASL; translated from the coding sequence ATGAGTGAACAACAACCTGTACGTGTGCAATTAGCGCTAGATCGAATGACTATCCAAGAAGCGATAACGATGGCCAAACAAGTAGAGCAACATGTTGACTGGATTGAAGTGGGTACATCCCTAATCAAAGAGTTCGGCATCGAAAGTGTGCGCCAGATGAAGCAAGCTTTTCCACATAAAATCATTGTTGCGGATATCAAAACTTTTGATAATGCGAAATACGAATTTGAGCTTTGTTTTGAAGCAGGAGCAGATGTCGCTACTGTTATGGGAGCGGCGCCAGATGCTACATTAGAATTATGTATGCAGACAGCACGTCGCTATCAGGGGCAGACAATGATTGATCTGCTCAGCGTATCGCCTGATCGAATTCAAGATCTTGAGCGCTATACAGATGCTGTATTATGCCATCATGTTAGCAAAGACGAGCAAGAGCATAACGGACAAAAGGCCGGGCAATCAAATAGACATGAAGCTCATGCTACTTCTAATGCTAACCATGCAACACCTCAGATTGCGGTAGCAGGCGGCATTACGTTAACGACATTACCGACAATTTTACAGCAATCCCCGTCTGTGATTATTGTGGGTTCTGCGATTACTCAAGCTGCTCAACCTCAACAAGCGGCGCAACAGATTCGAGAACAGATTAATCAATTTGCTATCCCAAACGTTAATCCTTTAGCTTCTTTATAA